From Lysobacter silvisoli, the proteins below share one genomic window:
- a CDS encoding alpha/beta hydrolase family protein, giving the protein MSCVLDAAAMRKIDPGEAPKLAADEGLLALVVDTNSNIGSVHVRKAGRGPTEGVLDSLPIGRNLQLYALKAGEYEWAEVNIYAGGRRARYTIKDAEYRFQVQAGKLNYSGDLVLRPVSLLRTMMHVSNRSLPVIDWLEAQHPALYAQYGLSYSGRYPDPFPELYRSTRAGNAEPPAKLNAGLEPPKPGTLPISAEMMWKPQRVIDVALNPNGQLLAEILRENDGRYSLDLIDLASGQAQRVSSGKRYIGSLAWESERILMASDEEGGYSVVRVGEATGGKRAAQVLPLLGKGRIVDMLPDEPGKILFEGFDSRDALAVHRVDLTVGDRSILGFQTAASRDRINKGMSNDLGWYADGQGQLRAAVVKRDERVVMVHGRPGQYSEVLELDSEDGFQPLALSFDGNLIYGLSDEGRDQRDLVVFDPASKSIVRTLFSKRGVDVVSPVLNHRREPVAARYYQSGRLVTEYFDEGDRALAATLQAAYPGRTVAVIDRSLDGKQLVLWVDGSDKPPQLYHMDLVAKRASLIDEVYPWLADKRYAPVKLIAAKGSDGLPIEAFLTLPEAPDKRPLVVLPHGGPIGVGDRLHFDREVQYLASLGYAVLQVNFRGSDGYGKAFREAGHRNHGKLIEDDIDAALQVALASYPIDSARLCAVGSSYGGYSALVSAMRWPGRFRCVVSISGVSDRALFFTASDSARSAQTRALMERTIGDPRKDLADMQATSPLYNIDKLKLPIMLVHGRDDLRVDFEHARRLVRMLNLAGRPPVVLAFPNEGHSFDDPLALEIAWSGIAGFLRQNLGDAASAAAGAEAR; this is encoded by the coding sequence ATGTCCTGCGTCTTGGACGCGGCGGCGATGCGCAAGATCGATCCGGGCGAGGCGCCCAAGCTGGCGGCCGACGAAGGCCTGCTGGCCCTGGTGGTCGATACCAACAGCAACATCGGCAGCGTGCACGTGCGCAAGGCCGGGCGCGGTCCCACCGAGGGCGTGCTCGACAGCCTGCCGATCGGGCGCAATCTGCAGTTGTACGCCTTGAAGGCCGGCGAATATGAGTGGGCCGAGGTCAACATCTACGCCGGCGGACGGCGCGCGCGCTATACGATCAAGGACGCCGAATACCGGTTCCAAGTTCAAGCCGGCAAGCTGAATTACAGCGGCGACCTGGTGCTGCGTCCGGTCAGCCTGCTGCGCACCATGATGCATGTGTCCAACCGTTCGCTGCCGGTGATCGATTGGCTGGAAGCGCAGCATCCCGCGCTATACGCCCAATACGGCCTGAGCTATTCGGGTCGTTATCCCGATCCGTTTCCGGAGTTGTACCGCAGTACACGGGCGGGCAACGCCGAGCCGCCGGCCAAATTGAACGCCGGCCTGGAACCGCCCAAACCCGGCACCTTGCCCATCTCGGCCGAGATGATGTGGAAGCCGCAGCGGGTCATCGACGTCGCGTTGAACCCGAACGGGCAATTGCTGGCCGAGATACTGCGCGAAAACGATGGCCGCTACTCCTTGGACCTGATCGACCTGGCCAGCGGCCAGGCGCAGCGCGTTAGTTCGGGCAAGCGCTACATCGGCTCGCTGGCTTGGGAGAGCGAACGCATCCTGATGGCCAGCGACGAGGAGGGCGGCTACTCGGTGGTGCGGGTGGGCGAGGCCACCGGCGGCAAGCGCGCCGCGCAGGTGCTGCCCTTGCTGGGTAAGGGTCGTATCGTGGACATGCTGCCCGATGAGCCCGGCAAGATCCTGTTCGAGGGATTCGACAGCCGCGATGCGCTGGCGGTCCATCGCGTGGATCTGACGGTGGGCGACCGCAGCATTCTGGGTTTCCAGACCGCGGCCAGCCGCGACCGCATCAACAAGGGCATGAGCAACGACCTGGGCTGGTACGCCGACGGGCAGGGCCAACTGCGCGCGGCCGTGGTCAAGCGCGACGAACGGGTGGTCATGGTGCATGGGCGCCCGGGCCAGTACAGCGAGGTATTGGAGCTGGACAGCGAGGACGGCTTCCAGCCGCTGGCGCTGTCGTTCGACGGCAACCTGATCTACGGGCTCAGCGACGAAGGCCGCGATCAACGCGACCTGGTCGTGTTCGATCCGGCCAGCAAGAGCATCGTGCGCACCTTGTTCAGCAAGCGCGGCGTGGACGTGGTGTCGCCGGTGCTCAATCACCGGCGCGAGCCGGTGGCGGCGCGCTACTACCAGTCGGGCCGGCTGGTGACGGAATACTTCGACGAGGGCGACCGCGCCTTGGCCGCCACGCTGCAGGCGGCCTATCCGGGCCGCACCGTGGCGGTGATCGACCGCAGCCTGGACGGCAAGCAGTTGGTGCTGTGGGTGGATGGCAGCGACAAGCCGCCGCAGCTCTACCACATGGACCTGGTCGCCAAGCGCGCCTCGCTGATCGACGAGGTCTACCCCTGGCTGGCGGACAAGCGCTATGCGCCGGTCAAGCTGATCGCGGCCAAGGGCAGCGACGGTTTACCGATCGAGGCCTTCCTGACCCTGCCCGAGGCGCCCGACAAGCGGCCGCTGGTGGTGCTGCCGCACGGTGGCCCGATCGGCGTGGGCGATCGGCTGCATTTCGATCGGGAAGTGCAGTACCTGGCGTCGCTGGGCTATGCGGTCTTGCAGGTCAACTTCCGCGGCTCCGACGGTTACGGCAAGGCCTTCCGCGAGGCCGGCCACCGCAACCATGGCAAGCTGATCGAGGACGATATCGACGCCGCCCTGCAAGTGGCGCTGGCTTCGTATCCGATCGACAGCGCGCGGCTGTGCGCGGTGGGCAGCAGCTATGGCGGCTACTCGGCGCTGGTCTCGGCGATGCGCTGGCCCGGGCGGTTCCGCTGTGTCGTGTCGATCTCCGGGGTCAGCGACCGCGCCTTGTTCTTCACCGCCAGCGACAGCGCCCGCTCGGCCCAGACCCGCGCACTGATGGAGCGCACCATCGGCGACCCGCGCAAGGACCTGGCCGACATGCAGGCGACCTCGCCGCTGTACAACATCGACAAGCTCAAGCTGCCGATCATGCTGGTGCACGGCCGCGATGACCTGCGCGTGGACTTCGAGCATGCGCGTCGGCTGGTGCGCATGCTGAACCTGGCCGGGCGTCCGCCGGTGGTGCTGGCGTTCCCGAACGAGGGCCACAGCTTCGACGATCCGTTGGCGCTGGAGATCGCGTGGTCAGGGATCGCCGGCTTCTTGCGGCAGAATCTTGGTGATGCGGCGTCGGCGGCTGCTGGCGCGGAGGCCCGATAA
- a CDS encoding RNA polymerase sigma factor translates to MSTDTHRAIDAVWRIESPRLIAGLARMVRDVGLAEELAQDALVSALERWPETGVPDNPGAWLMATAKHRAIDRLRRSKLQQRKYEELGYELEDWQDDAEAAFEAAIDDDIGDDLLRLVFTACHPVLSTEARVALTLRLLGGLTTDEIARAFLVPEPTVAQRIVRAKRTLAEARVPFEVPRGPELGERLSSVLAVIYLVFNEGYSATAGDDWMRPALCEEALRLGRIVAELMPREPEVHGLVALMEIQASRARARVDATGAPVLLLDQDRARWDHVLVNRGLTALDRAEKLGGARGPYALQAAIAACHARARTADETDWARIAALYDALAQLAPSPVVELNRAVALAMAFGPAAGLELADTLVDEPSMKHYHLLPSVRGDFLFKLGRYEEAHAEFKRAAGLTRNGREREFLVERANACSRSLAALKHE, encoded by the coding sequence TCTCGGCGCTGGAGCGCTGGCCCGAGACCGGCGTGCCCGACAACCCGGGCGCCTGGCTGATGGCCACCGCCAAGCACCGCGCCATCGACCGCCTGCGCCGCAGCAAGCTGCAGCAGCGCAAGTACGAGGAACTGGGCTACGAGCTGGAGGACTGGCAGGACGACGCCGAGGCCGCGTTCGAAGCCGCCATCGACGACGACATCGGCGACGACCTGCTGCGCCTGGTGTTCACCGCCTGCCACCCCGTGCTGTCCACCGAAGCGCGCGTGGCCCTGACCCTGCGCCTGCTCGGCGGCCTGACCACCGACGAGATCGCACGCGCCTTCCTGGTGCCCGAACCCACGGTGGCCCAGCGCATCGTCCGCGCCAAGCGCACTTTGGCCGAAGCCCGCGTGCCGTTCGAAGTGCCGCGCGGCCCCGAGCTGGGCGAACGCCTGTCCTCGGTGCTGGCGGTGATCTACCTGGTGTTCAACGAAGGCTATTCGGCCACCGCCGGCGACGACTGGATGCGCCCGGCGCTGTGCGAGGAAGCCCTGCGCCTGGGCCGCATCGTCGCCGAACTGATGCCGCGCGAACCCGAAGTGCACGGCCTGGTCGCGCTGATGGAAATCCAGGCCTCGCGCGCCCGCGCCCGCGTCGACGCCACCGGCGCCCCCGTGCTGCTGCTGGACCAGGACCGCGCGCGCTGGGACCACGTGCTGGTCAACCGCGGCCTGACCGCGCTGGACCGCGCCGAAAAACTGGGCGGCGCGCGCGGCCCCTACGCCCTGCAGGCCGCCATCGCCGCCTGCCACGCCCGCGCCCGCACCGCCGACGAAACCGACTGGGCCCGCATCGCCGCCCTCTACGACGCTCTGGCCCAACTCGCCCCCTCGCCCGTGGTCGAACTCAACCGCGCCGTCGCCCTGGCCATGGCCTTCGGCCCCGCCGCCGGCCTGGAACTGGCCGACACCCTGGTCGACGAACCGTCGATGAAGCACTACCACCTGCTGCCCAGCGTGCGCGGCGACTTCCTGTTCAAGCTAGGGCGCTACGAGGAAGCCCATGCCGAGTTCAAGCGCGCGGCGGGGCTGACGCGCAACGGGCGCGAGCGGGAGTTTCTGGTCGAGCGTGCGAATGCGTGTTCGCGCAGCTTGGCGGCGTTGAAGCACGAGTAG